One genomic segment of Streptomyces liangshanensis includes these proteins:
- a CDS encoding YoaK family protein: protein MTTQARTGPLAPRRGGTAPSATVVTLTLVTGAVDTLSFMALGDVFTSVMTANLALLGLSVGSDDLTLTGHVAVALAGYTCGVLLGSRLSAPGKPAQAPQRAALAVETLLFCGFLAGWIAVDGRPAGGAEMGLLATAAVAMGCQSGMVRVVGTPTMSTTYLTGTLTGILAELATKGRLQRANVVLIAVLPVGAVLSAILVTWARVYAPVLPAGLLLGATLLSFVPPGESLPEAHSPAGPAAGSGKVDP, encoded by the coding sequence GTGACGACGCAGGCGCGGACCGGCCCGCTCGCCCCCCGGCGCGGGGGCACCGCACCGTCCGCCACGGTGGTCACCCTGACACTCGTCACCGGCGCGGTCGACACCCTGAGCTTCATGGCCCTCGGCGACGTCTTCACCAGCGTGATGACCGCCAACCTCGCCCTGCTCGGCCTCTCCGTGGGATCCGACGACCTCACCCTCACCGGACACGTCGCCGTGGCCCTGGCCGGGTACACCTGCGGCGTCCTCCTCGGCAGCCGCCTCTCCGCCCCCGGGAAGCCCGCGCAGGCGCCCCAGCGGGCCGCCCTGGCCGTCGAGACCTTGCTCTTCTGCGGGTTCCTGGCCGGCTGGATCGCCGTGGACGGCAGACCCGCCGGAGGGGCCGAGATGGGGCTCCTGGCCACCGCGGCCGTGGCCATGGGCTGCCAGAGCGGCATGGTCCGCGTCGTCGGCACCCCGACCATGTCCACCACCTACCTGACCGGCACGCTCACCGGCATCCTCGCCGAACTCGCCACGAAGGGACGGCTCCAGCGGGCGAACGTGGTCCTGATCGCCGTGCTGCCCGTGGGCGCCGTCCTCAGCGCGATCCTGGTCACCTGGGCCCGCGTCTACGCGCCGGTGCTGCCCGCCGGCCTGCTCCTGGGCGCGACGCTGCTCTCCTTCGTACCCCCGGGGGAGTCCCTGCCGGAAGCGCACTCCCCGGCCGGCCCCGCCGCCGGGTCTGGGAAGGTGGACCCATGA
- a CDS encoding cysteine desulfurase-like protein, whose translation MKYDIDAVRSHFPALEAGGAHFEGPAGTQTPRQVIDAVTEVLANPLSNRGAATAGERNADRTVVEARRAMADLLGADPAGVVFGRSATQLTYDFARTLAKTWAPGDEVVVTRLDHDANIRPWVQAAQAVGATVRWADFDPATGELSPADIAAVLSERTRLVAVTGASNLIGTRPDLPALARLAHARGALFHVDGVHHAAHSFVDVEALGADFYVCSPYKFLGPHLGVLAAAPALLESLAPDKLAPSTDVVPERFELGTLPYEFLAGVRAAVDFLADLADGGPSADSAASAPGTEGRRERLERSFAALEEHEEGLRLRMEEGLAGLAPVTLHSRAADRTPTLLLTLEGRDTQDAYRFLAERGVTAPSGSFYALEASRRLGLGDTGGLRAGLAPYTDARDVDRLLEALADFLRRPTI comes from the coding sequence GTGAAGTACGACATCGACGCCGTCCGCTCGCACTTCCCCGCGCTGGAGGCGGGGGGCGCCCACTTCGAGGGGCCCGCCGGTACGCAGACGCCGCGCCAGGTCATCGACGCCGTCACCGAGGTGCTGGCGAACCCGCTGTCCAACCGGGGCGCGGCGACGGCCGGCGAACGCAACGCGGACCGCACGGTGGTCGAGGCCCGGCGGGCGATGGCGGATCTGCTCGGCGCGGACCCCGCAGGCGTCGTCTTCGGCCGCAGCGCCACGCAGCTCACGTACGACTTCGCGCGGACGCTCGCCAAGACCTGGGCGCCGGGGGACGAGGTGGTCGTCACACGGCTGGACCACGACGCCAACATCCGCCCCTGGGTGCAGGCGGCGCAGGCCGTGGGAGCCACGGTGCGATGGGCCGACTTCGACCCCGCGACGGGCGAGCTGTCCCCGGCGGACATCGCCGCGGTGCTCTCGGAGCGCACCCGGCTGGTCGCGGTCACCGGCGCCTCGAACCTCATCGGCACCCGGCCCGACCTCCCCGCCCTCGCGCGCCTGGCGCACGCGCGGGGGGCGCTGTTCCACGTCGACGGGGTGCATCACGCGGCGCACTCCTTCGTCGACGTGGAGGCGCTGGGCGCGGACTTCTACGTCTGCTCGCCGTACAAGTTCCTCGGTCCCCACCTGGGGGTGCTGGCGGCCGCGCCCGCGCTGCTGGAGAGTCTGGCCCCCGACAAGCTGGCGCCTTCCACGGACGTGGTCCCCGAGCGGTTCGAACTGGGCACGCTGCCCTACGAGTTCCTCGCCGGCGTGCGCGCCGCCGTGGACTTCCTGGCGGACCTCGCCGACGGCGGCCCCTCCGCCGACTCCGCCGCCTCCGCGCCCGGCACCGAGGGCAGGCGGGAGCGGCTGGAGCGGTCGTTCGCGGCGCTGGAGGAGCACGAGGAGGGGCTGCGGCTGCGGATGGAGGAGGGGTTGGCGGGCCTCGCGCCGGTCACGCTGCACTCGCGGGCCGCGGACCGGACACCGACCCTCCTGCTGACCCTCGAAGGCCGCGACACCCAGGACGCGTACCGCTTCCTGGCGGAGCGGGGGGTCACGGCGCCCTCCGGCTCGTTCTACGCGCTGGAGGCGTCCCGCAGGCTCGGGCTGGGCGACACCGGGGGCCTGCGGGCCGGCCTCGCCCCGTACACCGACGCCCGGGACGTGGACCGGCTGCTGGAGGCCCTGGCGGACTTCCTGAGGCGGCCCACGATCTGA
- a CDS encoding nitroreductase/quinone reductase family protein, with protein MPTSFNQRIIDEFRAGGGKVGGPFEGGDLLLLTTTGARSGAEHTVPLGYVRDGAHLLVVASAGGAPRHPAWYHNLLARPLVRVEAGAEEFAARAVPAEGADRDRLFAQVVRTAPGYADYQSRTPRILPVVVLHRAQAAAAEGAPAVPTLADKLLDVHTGLREQVRALCAEAEAYVAERAAHRGPGTPPAPGLGLQLRRHCVEFCSWLEFHHTSEDTHVFPSLARHHPHLRGVLDRLGEEHRTVARIQRELLALLDGIGTAEPALFLAALRDLSHQLGAHLDHEEEMLLPALAEIPFPPA; from the coding sequence ATGCCCACATCGTTCAACCAGCGGATCATCGACGAGTTCCGGGCCGGCGGAGGAAAGGTAGGCGGCCCCTTCGAGGGCGGAGACCTCCTCCTGCTCACCACCACCGGCGCCAGGTCGGGCGCCGAACACACCGTTCCGCTCGGCTACGTCCGCGACGGCGCGCACCTGCTCGTCGTGGCCTCGGCCGGGGGAGCCCCCCGCCACCCCGCGTGGTACCACAACCTGCTGGCCCGGCCCCTGGTGCGGGTCGAGGCCGGCGCAGAGGAGTTCGCCGCCCGTGCGGTCCCGGCCGAAGGGGCCGACCGGGACCGGCTGTTCGCACAGGTGGTGCGTACGGCCCCCGGATACGCCGACTACCAGTCCCGCACCCCGCGGATCCTCCCGGTCGTGGTGCTCCACCGGGCCCAGGCCGCCGCGGCGGAGGGCGCCCCCGCCGTCCCCACGCTGGCCGACAAGCTCCTGGACGTGCACACCGGTCTCCGCGAACAGGTGCGCGCCCTGTGCGCCGAGGCCGAGGCGTACGTCGCGGAACGGGCGGCCCACCGGGGCCCCGGCACACCCCCGGCGCCGGGCCTGGGACTGCAACTGCGCCGCCACTGCGTGGAGTTCTGCTCGTGGCTGGAGTTCCACCACACCAGCGAGGACACCCATGTGTTCCCGTCGCTCGCGCGCCACCACCCCCACCTGCGGGGCGTCCTGGACCGGCTCGGCGAGGAACACCGTACGGTCGCCCGGATCCAGCGCGAACTCCTCGCGCTGCTCGACGGCATCGGCACGGCCGAACCGGCCCTCTTCCTCGCCGCGTTGCGCGACCTGTCCCACCAACTGGGCGCGCACCTCGACCACGAGGAGGAGATGCTGCTCCCGGCGCTGGCCGAGATCCCCTTCCCACCGGCCTGA
- a CDS encoding protein-tyrosine phosphatase family protein: protein MTDTWQPTDTGILTLPSGRRVRGRGLRHPLPAGTTPTLGVYLLGKEPPEVPWETRWLRWPDFRLPSSHHEAKAVLGEVWERAAGERVELACGGGRGRTGTALACLAVLDGVPADRAVAYVRAHYSRHAVETPWQRRYVRRFSA, encoded by the coding sequence ATGACCGACACCTGGCAGCCCACCGACACCGGAATCCTCACCCTTCCGTCCGGGCGCCGTGTCAGGGGACGCGGCCTGCGCCACCCGCTCCCGGCCGGCACCACTCCCACCCTCGGGGTGTACCTGCTCGGCAAGGAACCTCCCGAAGTCCCCTGGGAGACCCGGTGGTTGCGCTGGCCCGACTTCCGGCTGCCCAGCAGCCACCACGAGGCGAAGGCCGTTCTCGGGGAGGTGTGGGAGCGGGCGGCGGGAGAGCGCGTCGAGCTGGCGTGCGGCGGCGGGCGCGGTCGTACGGGCACGGCCCTGGCCTGTCTCGCCGTCCTCGACGGCGTGCCGGCGGACCGAGCGGTCGCGTACGTACGCGCGCACTACTCCCGGCACGCGGTCGAGACGCCCTGGCAGCGCCGGTACGTCCGCCGGTTCAGCGCCTGA
- a CDS encoding metallophosphoesterase family protein, producing the protein MSPSSRDSAAGAGWHGQEPGQEPGHYRSLMPERTTHISWLNPVTLWKARNGVVASLFGDPTGADRQRWVRGQLDRGVAPDLVVERDDPDTFSFMLLADTGEGDAPQYAVVPGFLKVSEGTRFAVLSSDVIYPVGSGDEYGPKFFRPYQDYPAPIYAVPGNHDWYDGLNGFMRVLCDAPALPPAPRPAPLSAGWWRALLWRRPGSVDERLLAEARRLRSAPEQRAAQPGPYWAVDAGPLRIIGIDTGLLGDLDREQGEWLRRVSAGPRPKVLVTGSPIYVDGAYKPCAIEGGGTVDDIVRDPACHYIAAIGGDIHNYQHYPVDVDGRTLTYLVSGGGGAFMHATHTIPRVAVAGVTEDDFRCYPLRGDSLAFYSRLYGRRLRMRRFFELTAEQAAAVIAERLGVAPTRETDAPVTRRTRLVASLLGVPGRPDTGRRFRLPVRKIYAQAFSPGSTTYTPPFFKSFLRLDVTPDHLRIRCFAATGHRTEELAPPVEDDFTIPLR; encoded by the coding sequence GTGTCTCCCTCTTCACGTGACTCGGCCGCAGGCGCGGGCTGGCACGGTCAGGAACCGGGCCAGGAGCCCGGCCACTACCGGAGCCTGATGCCGGAGCGCACCACCCACATCTCCTGGCTGAACCCCGTCACGCTGTGGAAGGCGCGCAACGGCGTGGTCGCCTCGCTGTTCGGCGACCCGACCGGCGCCGACCGGCAGCGCTGGGTACGCGGACAGCTCGACCGGGGTGTCGCGCCGGACCTCGTGGTCGAGCGGGACGACCCGGACACCTTCTCGTTCATGCTGCTCGCGGACACCGGCGAGGGCGACGCCCCGCAGTACGCCGTGGTCCCCGGCTTCCTGAAGGTGTCCGAGGGCACCCGCTTCGCCGTCCTGTCCAGCGACGTGATCTACCCGGTCGGCAGCGGCGACGAGTACGGCCCCAAGTTCTTCCGGCCCTACCAGGACTACCCGGCCCCGATCTACGCCGTACCGGGCAACCACGACTGGTACGACGGCCTCAACGGATTCATGCGCGTCCTGTGCGACGCCCCCGCCCTGCCGCCCGCCCCGCGCCCGGCCCCCCTCTCGGCGGGCTGGTGGCGGGCCCTGCTGTGGCGCCGCCCCGGCTCGGTGGACGAGCGACTGCTCGCCGAGGCGCGGCGGTTGCGGTCCGCCCCGGAGCAGCGGGCCGCCCAGCCGGGACCGTACTGGGCCGTCGACGCGGGCCCGCTGCGGATCATCGGCATCGACACCGGCCTGCTCGGCGACCTCGACCGGGAACAGGGCGAGTGGCTGCGCCGCGTCTCCGCGGGACCCCGGCCGAAGGTCCTGGTGACCGGTTCGCCGATCTACGTGGACGGCGCGTACAAGCCGTGTGCGATCGAGGGCGGCGGCACCGTCGACGACATCGTCCGCGACCCCGCCTGCCACTACATAGCGGCGATAGGCGGCGACATCCACAACTACCAGCACTACCCGGTCGACGTCGACGGCCGGACCCTCACGTACCTCGTCTCCGGGGGCGGCGGCGCGTTCATGCACGCCACCCACACCATCCCCCGTGTCGCCGTCGCCGGTGTCACCGAGGACGACTTCCGCTGCTATCCGCTGCGCGGCGACTCCCTGGCGTTCTACAGCAGGCTCTACGGGCGGCGCCTGCGCATGCGGCGCTTCTTCGAACTCACCGCCGAACAGGCCGCGGCCGTGATCGCCGAGCGCCTCGGCGTGGCACCGACCCGGGAGACCGACGCGCCCGTGACCCGGCGCACCCGCCTGGTGGCCTCCCTCCTCGGGGTGCCCGGCCGGCCGGACACCGGGCGGCGGTTCCGGCTGCCCGTCCGCAAGATCTACGCGCAGGCCTTCTCGCCCGGCTCCACGACCTACACCCCGCCGTTCTTCAAGAGCTTCCTCCGGCTGGACGTCACCCCGGACCACCTGCGGATCCGGTGCTTCGCCGCGACCGGCCACCGTACGGAGGAACTGGCACCGCCCGTCGAGGACGACTTCACCATCCCCCTGCGCTGA
- a CDS encoding ThuA domain-containing protein yields the protein MTTDRVRARSVGVRLLALLAVLLGLTAAPAAHGAEQKAAAAPYKVLAFYNGTWDDAHISFVREANTWFPQQAAANNFTYTATNDWNRLNSITKDQYQVVLFLDDAPQTASQRTGFERYMRNGGAWMGFHVSAFTTNAGAWSWYYNDFLGSGNFKSNTWGPTTATIKVDDRTHPTTVGLPGTFTSSVSEWYSWTNNLRTRPGIKVLSSVDPVSFPLGTDPNQSWYSGDYPITWTNTNYKMIYANFGHNAMNYSTGQTLSSTFGSATQNRFVLDSLKWLGTGEGGTTTPPGPIDENAWYSLVNSGNNLCVDARAAATANGTVIQQYTCNSTLAQQYQVRATDGGFSRIGPRANAAQAIDVTNVSTADNAPLQLWSYSGGTNQQWQAVAETGGRFHFTARHSGKCLSAPDTATIGTGLVQRACNGSAAQSFQLVQQP from the coding sequence ATGACCACAGACAGGGTCCGCGCGAGAAGCGTCGGTGTCCGACTCCTCGCGCTCCTCGCCGTACTGCTCGGACTCACCGCCGCCCCCGCCGCCCACGGAGCCGAACAGAAGGCCGCCGCGGCCCCCTACAAGGTGCTGGCGTTCTACAACGGCACCTGGGACGACGCGCACATCAGCTTCGTACGGGAGGCCAACACCTGGTTCCCCCAGCAGGCCGCCGCCAACAACTTCACGTACACGGCGACCAACGACTGGAACCGGCTGAACAGCATCACCAAGGACCAGTACCAGGTGGTCCTGTTCCTGGACGACGCGCCGCAGACCGCGTCCCAGCGGACCGGGTTCGAACGGTACATGCGCAACGGCGGCGCCTGGATGGGCTTCCACGTCTCCGCGTTCACCACCAACGCGGGCGCCTGGTCCTGGTACTACAACGACTTCCTCGGCTCCGGGAACTTCAAGTCCAACACCTGGGGACCCACCACGGCGACCATCAAGGTCGACGACCGGACCCACCCCACCACCGTCGGCCTGCCCGGCACCTTCACCTCCTCGGTCAGCGAGTGGTACAGCTGGACCAACAACCTGCGGACCCGCCCGGGCATCAAGGTCCTCTCCTCGGTCGACCCGGTCAGCTTCCCGCTCGGCACGGACCCCAACCAGTCCTGGTACAGCGGCGACTACCCGATCACCTGGACGAACACCAACTACAAGATGATCTACGCCAACTTCGGGCACAACGCCATGAACTACAGCACGGGTCAGACCCTGTCCTCCACGTTCGGCAGCGCCACCCAGAACCGCTTCGTGCTCGACAGCCTCAAGTGGCTCGGCACGGGCGAGGGCGGCACGACCACCCCGCCGGGACCGATCGACGAGAACGCCTGGTACTCCCTCGTCAACAGCGGTAACAACCTCTGCGTCGACGCCCGCGCCGCGGCCACCGCCAACGGCACCGTCATCCAGCAGTACACCTGCAACAGCACCCTGGCCCAGCAGTACCAGGTCCGCGCCACCGACGGCGGGTTCTCCCGCATCGGCCCGCGCGCCAACGCCGCCCAGGCCATCGACGTCACCAACGTGTCGACCGCCGACAACGCCCCGCTCCAGCTGTGGAGTTACAGCGGCGGCACCAACCAGCAGTGGCAGGCCGTCGCCGAGACCGGCGGCCGCTTCCACTTCACCGCCCGGCACAGCGGCAAGTGCCTGAGCGCTCCCGACACCGCCACCATCGGGACCGGTCTGGTCCAGCGCGCCTGCAACGGATCGGCCGCCCAGTCGTTCCAGCTCGTCCAGCAGCCGTAG
- a CDS encoding M28 family peptidase — MAQPTHPFQADPARLRRHVTALAGEPRSRRHAPQAMERAEEYVTDQLTEAGWDVHRDPFDVRWRWGSADRPGHRAMPLKIRLHPRLAGANLRAEPPGSRDRGEGPARRSTVVVGAHLDTVLDSPGADDNASGVAVVLETARILAGLPLPPDVTLMLFDMEEVGLIGSREAVRQLTRTRRVAGMICLESVGYFSSALGSQRLPPGAGLAFPAAAEAVAEGHHRGDFTLVIHRTSSRRAADAWARAAAEASPSLPAVLLRDPRPDGPLGAAAGLALPVLQHLSRSDHAPFWNHRIPALMLTGTANFRNTHYHRPTDTPDTLDYDRLAAVATATAATAAAWPGGTPDGA, encoded by the coding sequence ATGGCACAGCCCACGCACCCCTTTCAGGCCGATCCGGCGCGGCTGCGCCGTCATGTGACCGCGCTGGCCGGGGAGCCGCGCAGCCGCCGTCACGCCCCGCAGGCCATGGAGCGGGCCGAGGAGTACGTCACCGACCAGCTCACCGAGGCCGGCTGGGACGTGCACCGCGACCCGTTCGACGTGCGGTGGCGGTGGGGTTCGGCCGACCGGCCGGGGCATCGCGCCATGCCGCTGAAGATCCGTCTGCACCCGCGGCTGGCGGGCGCCAACCTGCGCGCCGAGCCGCCGGGGTCGCGGGACCGGGGCGAGGGTCCCGCCCGCCGCTCCACCGTCGTGGTCGGCGCGCACCTCGACACGGTGCTGGACAGCCCGGGGGCCGACGACAACGCGTCGGGGGTCGCGGTGGTCCTGGAGACCGCGCGGATCCTCGCGGGGCTCCCCCTGCCGCCGGACGTCACCCTGATGCTGTTCGACATGGAGGAAGTGGGGCTCATCGGGTCCCGGGAAGCCGTGCGGCAGTTGACGCGCACCCGTCGGGTCGCCGGGATGATCTGCCTGGAGTCCGTGGGCTACTTCTCCTCGGCCCTCGGCAGCCAGCGGCTCCCGCCGGGCGCGGGCCTGGCCTTCCCCGCCGCCGCCGAGGCGGTCGCCGAGGGCCACCACCGGGGCGACTTCACCCTGGTGATCCACCGGACGTCCTCCCGCCGGGCCGCGGACGCGTGGGCGCGGGCCGCCGCCGAGGCGTCCCCCTCGCTGCCCGCGGTCCTGCTGCGCGACCCGCGCCCGGACGGGCCGCTCGGGGCGGCCGCCGGGCTGGCCCTGCCCGTCCTCCAGCACCTGTCGCGCAGCGACCACGCGCCGTTCTGGAACCACCGGATCCCCGCGCTGATGCTCACCGGCACCGCGAACTTCCGCAACACCCACTACCACCGGCCCACGGACACACCGGACACACTGGACTACGACCGGCTCGCCGCGGTGGCGACGGCGACCGCCGCCACGGCGGCGGCGTGGCCCGGCGGGACACCGGACGGGGCGTGA
- a CDS encoding peptide deformylase — protein MIDTTLTELVDGLLDGPLPLPLVHVGDPVLRRPAAPYEGQLGDARLQRLVDAMRATMHAAPGVGVAAPQVGIPLRIAVVEDPAEVPEEVGRARGRVPQPFRVLVNPSYEPVGDRRVGFYEGCLSVPGLQAVVARAATVRLRGQDETGREFDEEFSGWPARIVQHETDHLGGTLYLDLAETRSFSTTPHMIDRWSQPTPEAAARDLGFTLPGDGDGDGARG, from the coding sequence ATGATCGACACCACACTGACCGAACTCGTCGACGGACTCCTCGACGGCCCCCTGCCGCTGCCCCTCGTCCACGTCGGCGACCCGGTGCTGCGCCGCCCCGCCGCACCGTACGAAGGACAGCTCGGCGACGCCCGGCTCCAGCGCCTCGTCGACGCGATGCGCGCCACGATGCACGCCGCCCCCGGCGTCGGCGTGGCGGCGCCCCAGGTCGGGATCCCGCTGCGGATCGCCGTCGTCGAGGACCCCGCCGAGGTGCCGGAGGAGGTCGGCCGCGCCCGGGGGCGGGTGCCGCAGCCCTTCCGCGTCCTGGTCAATCCGTCGTACGAACCCGTCGGCGACCGGCGCGTCGGCTTCTACGAGGGCTGCCTCAGCGTCCCCGGTCTCCAGGCCGTCGTCGCCCGCGCCGCGACGGTCAGGCTGCGCGGACAGGACGAGACGGGGCGGGAGTTCGACGAGGAGTTCTCGGGGTGGCCGGCCAGGATCGTCCAGCACGAGACGGACCACCTCGGCGGCACGCTCTATCTCGACCTCGCCGAGACCCGCTCCTTCTCCACCACCCCGCACATGATCGACCGCTGGTCGCAGCCGACGCCCGAAGCGGCCGCGAGGGACCTCGGATTCACCCTGCCCGGCGACGGCGACGGCGACGGCGCCCGCGGCTGA